A window from Candidatus Polarisedimenticolia bacterium encodes these proteins:
- a CDS encoding GTP-binding protein, which translates to MSKEKFDRSKPHVNVGTIGHVDHGKTTLTSAITMVLAKKFPKIQVRS; encoded by the coding sequence ATGTCCAAGGAAAAGTTTGATCGTTCGAAGCCGCACGTGAACGTGGGGACGATTGGACACGTGGATCACGGGAAGACGACGTTGACGTCGGCGATCACGATGGTGCTGGCGAAGAAATTTCCGAAGATTCAGGTGCGGTC